From a region of the Streptomyces venezuelae genome:
- a CDS encoding class I SAM-dependent methyltransferase has protein sequence MASRSTPPSSRAPGRPVGSVTRGTTNPNRLRRMDRWIAATHGAALRRAEDPVAVDLGYGAAPWTAVELLSRLREAAPRVRVVGIEIEPARVAGAKPYERDGLSFRHGGFEVPLDGGARPALIRAANVLRQYDEEQVAEVWARLCGRLAPDGLLVEGTCDEIGRRHVWVALGPEGARTVTFATRLGSLERPSDLAERLPKALIHRNVPGEPVHAFLRDFDRAWAAAAPYAAYGARQRWIRTARALAGDWPLADGPRRWRQGELTLPWEALRPVG, from the coding sequence ATGGCCTCCCGCAGTACCCCGCCCTCCAGCCGCGCGCCCGGCCGCCCCGTGGGCTCGGTGACGCGCGGGACGACCAATCCGAACCGGTTGCGCCGGATGGACCGCTGGATCGCGGCCACGCACGGGGCGGCGCTGCGGCGCGCGGAGGATCCCGTCGCGGTGGACCTGGGCTACGGGGCCGCGCCCTGGACGGCCGTCGAGCTGCTGTCCCGGCTGCGGGAGGCGGCACCGCGGGTGCGGGTGGTCGGCATCGAGATCGAGCCGGCGCGGGTGGCGGGGGCGAAGCCGTACGAACGGGACGGGCTGAGCTTCCGGCACGGCGGTTTCGAGGTGCCGCTGGACGGCGGGGCCCGCCCGGCGCTGATCCGCGCGGCGAACGTTCTGCGCCAGTACGACGAGGAGCAGGTCGCCGAGGTCTGGGCGCGGCTGTGCGGGCGGCTGGCGCCGGACGGGCTGCTGGTGGAGGGGACCTGCGACGAGATCGGGCGGCGGCACGTGTGGGTGGCGCTGGGTCCGGAGGGGGCGCGCACGGTGACGTTCGCGACCCGGCTGGGCTCCCTGGAGCGCCCGTCGGACCTGGCGGAACGGCTGCCGAAGGCACTGATCCACCGGAACGTTCCGGGCGAACCGGTGCACGCGTTCCTGCGCGACTTCGACCGGGCCTGGGCGGCCGCGGCCCCGTACGCCGCGTACGGGGCCCGGCAGCGCTGGATCCGGACGGCACGGGCGCTGGCCGGCGACTGGCCGCTGGCGGACGGGCCGCGGCGGTGGCGGCAGGGGGAACTGACGCTGCCCTGGGAGGCGTTGCGCCCGGTGGGGTGA
- a CDS encoding C40 family peptidase: MAILAAPGFATGVAHAAPVAPAAPAAPAAPAAPAAPLPEPGGKSLEQVRKEIEELYRQAATATEAYNLAEAETKAQSDKIVQIANLVVAGKERITALKNRAGAAARAQYRSGGMPPGAQLALSDDPNHYLDGAGRLRQGEKATSGLLSELDRTQADLQRYAQEANERWSILETNRVKSEESKKQIEEKIKAAEELESKLEAEEKARLIQLEQEAQYKAQTAWLSTGAMKDVNGAATEAGKRAVQFATAQIGKPYKWGAVGPGSFDCSGLTSQAWLAAGRGIPRTSQEQLRLLPKIALKDMRPGDLIIYFDDATHVGMYVGDGAMVHAPRPGRNITLAGAGSMPIKAVVRPDA; this comes from the coding sequence ATGGCGATACTGGCGGCGCCGGGCTTCGCCACGGGCGTCGCGCACGCCGCTCCGGTGGCGCCGGCGGCCCCTGCGGCACCCGCGGCACCTGCGGCTCCGGCGGCGCCCCTCCCCGAACCGGGCGGCAAGTCCCTGGAACAGGTCCGCAAGGAGATCGAGGAGCTGTACCGGCAGGCGGCCACCGCCACCGAGGCCTACAACCTCGCCGAGGCCGAGACGAAGGCCCAGTCGGACAAGATCGTCCAGATCGCCAATCTCGTCGTCGCCGGCAAGGAGCGGATCACCGCCCTGAAGAACCGGGCGGGCGCCGCCGCCCGCGCCCAGTACCGCTCGGGCGGGATGCCGCCGGGCGCGCAGCTGGCGTTGAGCGACGACCCGAACCACTACCTCGACGGCGCGGGCCGGCTGCGCCAGGGCGAGAAGGCCACCTCGGGCCTGCTCTCCGAACTGGACCGGACCCAGGCCGACTTGCAGCGCTACGCCCAGGAGGCGAACGAGCGCTGGAGCATCCTGGAGACGAACCGGGTCAAGTCGGAGGAGTCCAAGAAGCAGATCGAGGAGAAGATCAAGGCCGCCGAGGAGCTGGAGAGCAAGCTGGAGGCCGAGGAGAAGGCCCGGCTGATCCAGCTGGAGCAGGAGGCCCAGTACAAGGCACAGACGGCGTGGCTGTCGACGGGCGCGATGAAGGACGTCAACGGCGCGGCCACGGAAGCGGGCAAGCGGGCCGTGCAGTTCGCCACCGCGCAGATCGGCAAGCCGTACAAATGGGGTGCCGTGGGCCCCGGGTCCTTCGACTGCTCCGGGCTGACCTCGCAGGCCTGGCTGGCGGCGGGCCGGGGTATCCCGCGCACCTCGCAGGAGCAGCTGCGGCTGCTGCCGAAGATCGCGCTGAAGGACATGCGCCCCGGCGACCTGATCATCTACTTCGACGACGCCACCCACGTCGGCATGTACGTCGGCGACGGCGCGATGGTCCACGCCCCGCGCCCGGGGCGGAACATCACGCTGGCGGGAGCGGGCTCGATGCCGATCAAGGCAGTGGTCCGCCCCGACGCGTAG
- the phoU gene encoding phosphate signaling complex protein PhoU, which produces MRDAYHEELDSIGEGLVEMARLVGSAIGRATTSMLDADLKLAESVIAADQKVDDLQHDLEARAIALLARQQPVATDLRIVVTSLRMSADLERSGDLAQHVAKLARLRFPDRAVPRDLHATILEMGQLAQRLMAKAAEVIITKDVDLALQLEQDDDEMDQLHRTLFQHLMDDRWKHGIETAVDVTLLGRYYERFADHAVSVAKRVVYLVTGEHADDLQQPTQVEGV; this is translated from the coding sequence ATGCGCGACGCGTACCACGAGGAACTGGACTCGATCGGAGAAGGCCTGGTCGAGATGGCCCGGCTCGTCGGCTCCGCGATCGGGCGGGCCACGACGTCCATGCTCGACGCCGACCTGAAGCTCGCCGAGAGCGTCATCGCCGCCGACCAGAAGGTCGACGACCTCCAGCACGACCTGGAGGCCCGCGCCATCGCCCTGCTGGCCCGCCAGCAGCCGGTCGCCACCGACCTGCGCATCGTCGTGACCTCCCTGCGGATGAGCGCCGACCTGGAGCGCAGCGGCGACCTCGCCCAGCACGTGGCGAAGCTCGCCCGGCTGCGCTTCCCGGACCGGGCGGTGCCGCGGGACCTGCACGCCACCATCCTGGAGATGGGGCAGCTGGCGCAGCGCCTGATGGCGAAGGCCGCCGAAGTCATCATCACGAAGGACGTCGACCTCGCCCTCCAGCTGGAGCAGGACGACGACGAGATGGACCAGCTGCACCGCACGCTGTTCCAGCACCTGATGGACGACCGCTGGAAGCACGGCATCGAGACGGCCGTGGACGTGACCCTTCTGGGCCGCTACTACGAGCGCTTCGCGGACCACGCGGTGTCGGTGGCCAAGCGCGTGGTCTACCTGGTGACGGGTGAGCACGCGGACGACCTCCAGCAGCCGACGCAGGTCGAGGGCGTCTGA
- a CDS encoding MDR family MFS transporter, producing the protein MSAARFGQAARESVAGLPRAFWWLWTSTLVNRLGAFVATFMTLYLTLERGYSASFAGLVVALHGLGGVVSSLVAGVMTDRLGRRPTLLAAQASTAFSVALLGFMEHPAAIAAVALLVGVTSNASRPAVAAMMADIVRPEDRVRAFALNYWAINLGFAVSATAAGVIAEYSYLAGFLGEAALTLACAVLVFVKLPESRPERPTSGSDAAGEEPAIGLGTVLRDGRFMGVVGLSFLISLIFTQGSVGLPVAMGAAGFSPGDYGLVVAVNGVLIVLLQIPVTSFIERRDPQKLLVISALLAGYGFALTAFAGPVWAYALTVCVWTLAEIVNSPTQMGLVVRLSPVHGRGRYQGVYNLSWAVASLVAPLMAGLLIDRYGADWLWAATGVLGTVAAAGYWLLMRGLSEGDAGVAVVAGSPGTEATEAESGSVAEVAGEAQGDAKPAAAAGVA; encoded by the coding sequence ATGTCCGCTGCCCGTTTCGGACAGGCCGCCCGGGAGAGCGTCGCCGGGCTGCCCCGGGCCTTCTGGTGGCTCTGGACGAGCACCCTGGTGAACCGGCTCGGAGCCTTCGTCGCCACCTTCATGACCCTCTACCTGACCCTGGAGCGGGGCTACTCGGCCTCCTTCGCCGGGCTCGTCGTCGCCCTCCACGGGCTCGGCGGCGTCGTCTCCTCGCTCGTCGCGGGAGTGATGACCGACCGGCTCGGGCGGCGCCCCACCCTGCTGGCGGCCCAGGCCTCGACCGCGTTCTCGGTGGCGCTGCTCGGCTTCATGGAGCACCCGGCGGCGATCGCGGCCGTGGCCCTCCTGGTCGGCGTGACCTCGAACGCCTCCCGGCCGGCGGTCGCCGCGATGATGGCGGACATCGTCCGCCCCGAGGACCGGGTACGGGCCTTCGCCCTCAACTACTGGGCCATCAACCTCGGCTTCGCCGTCAGCGCGACGGCGGCGGGCGTGATCGCGGAGTACAGCTACCTGGCCGGTTTCCTGGGCGAGGCCGCCCTGACACTGGCCTGCGCGGTGCTGGTCTTCGTCAAGCTGCCCGAGTCCCGGCCGGAGCGGCCTACGAGCGGGTCGGACGCCGCCGGCGAGGAGCCCGCGATCGGGCTCGGGACGGTGCTGCGGGACGGCCGGTTCATGGGTGTGGTCGGGCTGTCCTTCCTGATCTCGCTGATCTTCACGCAGGGCTCGGTCGGCCTGCCGGTCGCGATGGGCGCCGCCGGGTTCTCCCCCGGGGACTACGGGCTGGTCGTCGCCGTCAACGGCGTGCTGATCGTGCTGCTCCAGATCCCGGTCACCTCGTTCATCGAGCGGCGCGACCCGCAGAAGCTGCTGGTGATCTCGGCGCTGCTGGCCGGGTACGGGTTCGCGCTGACGGCCTTCGCCGGACCGGTGTGGGCGTACGCGCTGACGGTGTGCGTGTGGACGCTGGCCGAGATCGTGAACTCGCCGACCCAGATGGGCCTGGTCGTACGGCTCTCGCCGGTGCACGGGCGCGGGCGCTACCAGGGGGTCTACAACCTGTCCTGGGCGGTGGCCTCGCTGGTCGCGCCGCTGATGGCGGGCCTGCTGATCGACCGGTACGGGGCCGACTGGCTCTGGGCGGCCACGGGCGTGCTGGGCACGGTGGCGGCGGCCGGCTACTGGCTGCTGATGCGCGGGCTCTCCGAGGGCGACGCGGGTGTCGCCGTCGTCGCCGGGTCCCCGGGCACGGAAGCGACCGAGGCCGAATCCGGGTCCGTGGCCGAGGTGGCGGGTGAGGCCCAGGGGGATGCGAAGCCCGCGGCGGCGGCCGGGGTGGCGTAG
- the mshA gene encoding D-inositol-3-phosphate glycosyltransferase, with product MSQYVSRLSGRLAAARATRHEPPRLRLPAVGHHRRPRRVAMLSVHTSPLHQPGTGDAGGMNVYIVELAKRLAAINIEVEIFTRATTGGLPPVVELAPGVLVRHVDAGPYEGLAKEELPAQLCAFTHGVMQAWAGHRPGYYDLVHSHYWLSGHVGWLAAERWGVPLVHAMHTMAKVKNAALAAGDTPEPAARVIGETQIVAAADRLIANTAEEAGELVRHYEADPGKVAVVHPGVNLDRFTVGDGRAAARARLGLPQDAVIPLFAGRIQPLKAPDILLRAVAVMVDRDPSLRRRLFVPVVGGPSGSGLAKPEGLHKLAAKLGIADLVHFHPPVAQDGLADWFRAASVLVMPSYSESFGLVAIEAQAAGTPVLAAEVGGLPVAVNDGVTGILVPGHDPVDYARELQRFVDEPALADRMGAEAARHAQFFGWDTAAGGTADVYTAAMHDHRRRVRSHHG from the coding sequence TTGAGCCAGTACGTGTCCCGCCTCAGTGGCCGCCTCGCCGCCGCCCGTGCCACCCGCCACGAGCCTCCCCGCCTGCGCCTTCCGGCCGTCGGCCACCACCGCAGGCCGCGCCGCGTGGCCATGCTCAGCGTGCACACGTCTCCGCTGCACCAGCCCGGCACCGGCGACGCCGGCGGCATGAACGTCTACATCGTCGAGCTGGCCAAGCGGCTCGCCGCGATCAACATCGAGGTCGAGATCTTCACCCGGGCCACCACCGGAGGGCTGCCGCCCGTCGTCGAGCTGGCCCCCGGCGTCCTCGTACGGCACGTGGACGCGGGCCCCTACGAGGGCCTCGCCAAGGAGGAGCTCCCGGCCCAGCTGTGCGCCTTCACCCACGGCGTCATGCAGGCCTGGGCCGGACACCGTCCCGGCTACTACGACCTCGTCCACTCCCACTACTGGCTTTCCGGCCATGTGGGCTGGCTCGCCGCCGAACGCTGGGGCGTCCCGCTCGTGCACGCCATGCACACCATGGCGAAGGTCAAGAACGCGGCGCTGGCCGCGGGGGACACGCCCGAGCCCGCCGCCCGGGTCATAGGCGAGACCCAGATCGTGGCCGCCGCCGACCGGCTCATCGCGAACACCGCCGAGGAGGCCGGCGAGCTCGTCCGGCACTACGAGGCCGACCCCGGCAAGGTGGCCGTCGTCCACCCCGGGGTGAATCTCGACCGGTTCACCGTCGGCGACGGCCGGGCCGCCGCCCGCGCCCGCCTCGGCCTCCCGCAGGACGCCGTCATCCCCCTCTTCGCCGGGCGGATCCAGCCCCTGAAGGCCCCCGACATCCTGCTGCGCGCCGTCGCCGTGATGGTCGACCGGGACCCCTCGCTGCGCCGCCGCCTGTTCGTACCCGTCGTCGGCGGGCCCAGCGGCAGCGGTCTGGCCAAGCCGGAAGGCCTGCACAAGCTGGCCGCGAAGCTCGGCATCGCCGACCTCGTGCACTTCCACCCGCCGGTCGCGCAGGACGGCCTCGCGGACTGGTTCCGGGCGGCGTCCGTGCTGGTCATGCCCTCCTACAGCGAGTCCTTCGGGCTGGTCGCCATAGAGGCGCAGGCCGCCGGCACGCCGGTGCTCGCCGCCGAGGTCGGCGGGCTGCCCGTCGCCGTCAACGACGGGGTCACGGGGATCCTCGTACCCGGGCACGACCCGGTGGACTACGCGCGGGAGCTGCAGCGCTTCGTGGACGAACCGGCGCTCGCGGACCGGATGGGCGCCGAGGCGGCGCGGCACGCGCAGTTCTTCGGCTGGGACACCGCGGCCGGCGGCACGGCCGACGTCTACACCGCGGCCATGCATGATCATCGCCGTCGCGTACGCTCCCACCATGGCTGA
- a CDS encoding YbjN domain-containing protein translates to MADTAEIIESALTGAELSWESPEPGTYVVQLPGTRKLSTTCSIKVGRHSLSVNAFVIRHPDENEAGVHRWLLERNLKLYGMAYAVDRLGDIYLTARLPLSVVDPEELDRLLGTVLEAADGSFNTLLELGFASAIRREYEWRVSRGEPTFNLDAFKHLTRPQGEPAGPGTPIG, encoded by the coding sequence ATGGCTGACACCGCCGAGATCATCGAGAGCGCACTCACCGGCGCGGAGCTGAGCTGGGAGAGCCCCGAGCCGGGCACCTACGTCGTCCAGCTCCCCGGCACCCGCAAGCTGAGCACCACCTGCTCGATCAAGGTCGGCCGGCACTCGCTGTCGGTCAACGCCTTCGTGATCCGGCACCCCGACGAGAACGAGGCGGGCGTCCACCGCTGGCTGCTGGAGCGCAACCTCAAGCTGTACGGCATGGCGTACGCGGTGGACCGCCTCGGCGACATCTACCTGACGGCCCGGCTCCCGCTGTCGGTCGTCGACCCGGAGGAGCTGGACCGGCTGCTCGGCACGGTCCTGGAGGCGGCGGACGGTTCCTTCAACACGCTGCTGGAGCTGGGCTTCGCGAGCGCGATCCGGCGCGAGTACGAGTGGCGGGTCTCGCGCGGCGAGCCGACCTTCAACCTCGACGCGTTCAAGCACCTGACGCGCCCGCAGGGCGAACCGGCCGGCCCCGGCACTCCGATCGGCTGA
- a CDS encoding DUF2516 family protein, with protein sequence MLMNGFDLGVIPLLLLAMRVLALVAFVFALVAREDAYRAAEKQSKTFWLVLLGVTVAVGFVPGMMFLQIAGLVATIVFFVDVRPALKQVSGGGGRRGGGSSSDGPYGPYNGGR encoded by the coding sequence ATGTTGATGAACGGGTTCGATCTCGGCGTGATCCCGTTGCTCCTGCTCGCCATGCGGGTGCTCGCCCTCGTGGCCTTCGTGTTCGCCCTGGTGGCACGAGAGGACGCGTACCGGGCGGCCGAGAAGCAGAGCAAGACGTTCTGGCTGGTCCTGCTCGGCGTCACCGTGGCCGTGGGCTTCGTCCCCGGGATGATGTTCCTGCAGATCGCCGGTCTCGTCGCGACCATCGTGTTCTTCGTCGACGTGCGGCCGGCCCTCAAGCAGGTCTCGGGCGGTGGCGGCCGGCGTGGCGGCGGCAGCAGCAGCGACGGGCCGTACGGGCCCTACAACGGCGGACGCTAG
- a CDS encoding DUF2867 domain-containing protein, whose amino-acid sequence MRLPKTAFTSRPWRIHEIAGDFRVEDVWALPTPGGPDDLDRLVRQFAEGTGDPVPSPVARVLFAVRRGLGRLFGWDKPDGGLGTRVPTLRDRLPADLRTGERGPDLRSAPFTSVFQTHDEWAAESANRTVHGVLHIGWVPDGNGGHHGQMTVLVKPNGRLGALYMLGIKPFRYLGVYPALIRSIGREWRENTPNATS is encoded by the coding sequence ATGAGACTCCCCAAGACCGCGTTCACCTCCCGCCCCTGGCGGATCCACGAGATCGCGGGCGACTTCCGGGTCGAGGACGTGTGGGCGCTGCCGACCCCGGGCGGGCCCGACGACCTCGACCGCCTGGTGCGCCAGTTCGCGGAGGGCACCGGGGATCCGGTCCCCTCCCCCGTGGCGCGCGTCCTCTTCGCGGTCCGCCGCGGGCTGGGCAGGCTGTTCGGCTGGGACAAGCCCGACGGCGGCCTCGGCACCCGGGTCCCCACCCTGCGCGACCGCCTGCCGGCCGACCTCCGCACGGGCGAGCGCGGCCCGGACCTGCGGTCGGCCCCGTTCACCTCGGTCTTCCAGACCCACGACGAGTGGGCGGCGGAATCCGCCAACCGGACCGTGCACGGGGTGCTCCACATCGGCTGGGTCCCGGACGGCAACGGCGGCCACCACGGCCAGATGACCGTCCTGGTGAAGCCGAACGGCCGCCTGGGAGCCCTCTACATGCTGGGCATCAAGCCGTTCCGGTACCTGGGGGTCTACCCGGCCCTGATCCGCTCGATCGGCCGCGAATGGCGCGAGAACACCCCGAACGCCACCTCCTGA
- a CDS encoding DUF4396 domain-containing protein gives MSGTTAEALMYAWFALALLSTGYVAHDAFTENPELTVMKWGWVLVTLYIGPVGAALYVLSCKEPRPGTHERFVAPLWKQALGSTIHCVAGDATGIMVAAVVASLLGLPPWADALFEYAVGFGFGLLVFQALFMRDMLGGSYVRAVRSTVYAEWLSMNCVMGAMVAVNVIVRSQVPGARDVGDVRFWATFSLAVLAGLAFAYPVNVWLVANHLKHGMGTVRALGEGGEPLPAATHAAATHAGASGMAMPEAEVTAEQKTAMAVLTVLFLAAGVLLAAIFGHLA, from the coding sequence ATGAGCGGGACCACAGCCGAAGCACTCATGTACGCCTGGTTCGCCCTGGCCCTCCTGTCCACCGGCTACGTCGCCCACGACGCGTTCACCGAGAACCCGGAACTCACGGTGATGAAGTGGGGCTGGGTGCTGGTGACCCTCTACATCGGCCCGGTGGGCGCCGCGCTCTACGTCCTGTCCTGCAAGGAGCCGCGGCCCGGGACCCACGAGCGGTTCGTGGCGCCGCTGTGGAAGCAGGCGCTCGGCTCGACCATCCACTGCGTGGCCGGCGACGCGACCGGCATCATGGTCGCGGCCGTCGTCGCCTCGCTGCTCGGACTCCCGCCGTGGGCCGACGCCCTGTTCGAGTACGCGGTGGGCTTCGGCTTCGGGCTGCTGGTCTTCCAGGCCCTGTTCATGCGCGACATGCTCGGCGGCAGCTACGTGCGGGCCGTCCGGTCGACGGTGTACGCGGAGTGGCTCTCGATGAACTGCGTGATGGGCGCCATGGTCGCGGTGAACGTGATCGTGCGCAGCCAGGTGCCGGGGGCGCGGGACGTCGGCGACGTGCGCTTCTGGGCGACGTTCTCGCTGGCCGTGCTGGCCGGACTGGCCTTCGCGTACCCGGTCAACGTGTGGCTGGTCGCCAACCACCTCAAGCACGGGATGGGGACGGTACGGGCGCTGGGCGAGGGCGGCGAGCCGCTCCCGGCCGCCACCCACGCGGCCGCCACCCACGCAGGCGCCTCCGGCATGGCGATGCCGGAGGCGGAGGTGACGGCGGAGCAGAAGACGGCCATGGCCGTGCTGACGGTCCTCTTCCTCGCGGCCGGGGTCCTGCTGGCCGCGATCTTCGGCCACCTGGCCTGA
- a CDS encoding phosphoglyceromutase yields the protein MADAPYKLILLRHGESDWNAKNLFTGWVDVNLTEKGEKEAVRGGELLKDAGLLPDVLHTSLQKRAIRTAQLALEAADRHWIPVHRSWRLNERHYGALQGKDKAQTLAEFGEEQFMLWRRSYDTPPPVLEDGTEFSQSADPRYASIPNELRPRTECLKDVVERMLPYWYDGIVPDLLAGRTVLVAAHGNSLRGLVKHLDGISDADITGLNIPTGIPLVYELDADFKPLKPGGTYLDPDAAAAAIEAVKNQGKKK from the coding sequence ATGGCCGACGCACCGTACAAGCTGATCCTCCTCCGCCACGGCGAGAGCGACTGGAACGCGAAGAACCTGTTCACCGGCTGGGTGGACGTCAACCTCACCGAGAAGGGCGAGAAGGAGGCGGTCCGGGGCGGTGAGCTGCTCAAGGACGCCGGCCTGCTGCCCGACGTGCTGCACACCTCGCTGCAGAAGCGCGCCATCCGCACGGCGCAGCTCGCGCTGGAGGCCGCGGACCGCCACTGGATCCCGGTGCACCGCTCCTGGCGCCTGAACGAGCGCCACTACGGTGCGCTCCAGGGCAAGGACAAGGCGCAGACCCTCGCGGAGTTCGGCGAGGAGCAGTTCATGCTGTGGCGCCGCTCGTACGACACCCCGCCGCCGGTCCTGGAGGACGGCACGGAGTTCTCGCAGTCCGCGGACCCGCGCTACGCGTCGATCCCGAACGAGCTGCGTCCGCGTACGGAGTGCCTCAAGGACGTCGTCGAGCGCATGCTGCCGTACTGGTACGACGGCATCGTCCCGGACCTGCTGGCCGGCCGCACGGTCCTGGTCGCCGCGCACGGCAACTCGCTGCGCGGCCTGGTCAAGCACCTGGACGGCATCTCCGACGCCGACATCACGGGCCTGAACATCCCGACCGGCATCCCGCTCGTCTACGAACTGGACGCCGACTTCAAGCCCCTGAAGCCGGGCGGCACCTACCTCGACCCGGACGCGGCCGCGGCCGCCATCGAGGCCGTCAAGAACCAGGGCAAGAAGAAGTAA
- a CDS encoding PP2C family protein-serine/threonine phosphatase, whose amino-acid sequence MPVPVPRQRDTSATESGQAVLQTAAPAMAATGVAQATPQATPHTTPLTLLVIEDDPAGGLTVPEILDADGHRIRVRTARNLTEAERLLTPDVHCILLDLSLPDASARTPGAAATGTATATGTATATATATAPAVDQLVALRQVLRIAPRHAVLVLTDEDDAERAAEAVRVGAQDFLFRDELDGRLLSRAIRYAVERKRADIAQYKLAESKLRAQENARLERGLLPTPLLEGSDLRFAARYRPGRSRALLGGDFYDTVRTPDGTVHAMIGDVCGHGPDEAALGVELRIAWRALTLAGLCGDDLLATLQQVLEVERPCEEIFATLCTVDIAPDGRRAGLCLAGHPAPLISRPGRRARLLPYENSGPALGLLPRARWPRRQVELGGTWSLMLYTDGLIEGHIGEGKERLGQDGMVDMINRHLDRGLSGEGLLEASVTEARRLNGGELTDDVAVVLLSRAEG is encoded by the coding sequence ATGCCCGTACCCGTACCGCGGCAGAGGGACACCTCGGCCACGGAGAGCGGTCAGGCCGTTCTGCAGACCGCCGCCCCGGCCATGGCCGCCACGGGCGTCGCGCAAGCGACCCCTCAGGCGACCCCGCACACCACCCCGCTGACGCTCCTGGTCATCGAGGACGACCCGGCCGGCGGCCTCACCGTCCCCGAGATCCTCGACGCGGACGGCCACCGCATCCGGGTCCGCACCGCCCGCAACCTCACCGAGGCCGAGCGGCTGCTCACGCCCGACGTGCACTGCATCCTCCTCGACCTGTCCCTCCCGGACGCCAGCGCCCGTACCCCGGGAGCCGCGGCCACCGGCACGGCCACCGCCACCGGCACTGCCACCGCAACCGCAACCGCCACCGCGCCCGCCGTGGACCAGCTGGTCGCCCTCCGCCAGGTGCTGCGCATAGCCCCGCGCCACGCCGTCCTCGTCCTCACCGACGAGGACGACGCCGAGCGCGCCGCCGAGGCCGTCCGGGTCGGCGCCCAGGACTTCCTCTTCCGGGACGAGCTGGACGGCCGGCTGCTCAGCCGCGCCATCCGCTACGCCGTGGAGAGAAAACGGGCGGACATCGCCCAGTACAAGCTCGCAGAATCGAAACTGCGCGCCCAGGAGAACGCCCGGCTGGAACGCGGCCTGCTCCCCACACCCCTGCTGGAGGGCTCGGACCTCCGCTTCGCCGCCCGCTACCGGCCCGGCCGCAGCCGGGCCCTGCTCGGCGGTGACTTCTACGACACCGTCCGCACCCCCGACGGCACCGTCCACGCCATGATCGGCGACGTCTGCGGACACGGCCCGGACGAGGCCGCGCTCGGCGTCGAGCTCCGCATCGCCTGGCGCGCCCTGACACTCGCCGGCCTGTGCGGCGACGACCTGCTGGCCACCCTCCAGCAGGTCCTGGAGGTGGAGCGGCCGTGCGAGGAGATATTCGCGACGCTGTGCACGGTCGACATCGCCCCGGACGGGCGCCGCGCCGGCCTGTGCCTGGCCGGCCATCCGGCCCCGCTGATCTCCCGGCCGGGCCGCCGCGCGCGGCTGCTCCCGTACGAGAACAGCGGCCCGGCCCTCGGACTGCTGCCCCGGGCCCGCTGGCCGCGCCGCCAGGTGGAGCTCGGCGGCACCTGGAGCCTGATGCTCTACACGGACGGCCTGATCGAGGGCCACATCGGCGAGGGCAAGGAACGCCTGGGACAGGACGGCATGGTCGACATGATCAACCGGCACCTGGACCGCGGTCTGAGCGGTGAGGGCCTGCTGGAGGCCTCCGTCACCGAGGCCCGCCGGCTCAACGGCGGCGAGCTGACCGACGACGTGGCCGTGGTCCTGCTCTCCCGCGCCGAGGGCTGA
- a CDS encoding TetR/AcrR family transcriptional regulator: protein MGATRTPRGKWIEEGLRALAAGGPDAVRVEALAQALGVSKGGFYGYFGSRGALLTEMLDTWEHEVADAVIEQVESGGGDARARLERLFAIASSADGPVRGTTADLAIRDWARRDEDVAQRVRRTDNRRMEYLRSLFRAICTDEDDVEVRCLLAYSLRIGEHFIHVDHGGRTRAEVMELTRNWLLR from the coding sequence ATGGGCGCGACCCGCACACCGCGCGGAAAGTGGATCGAGGAAGGGCTGCGGGCCCTCGCCGCCGGAGGCCCCGACGCCGTCCGCGTCGAGGCCCTGGCGCAGGCGCTCGGGGTCAGCAAGGGCGGCTTCTACGGCTACTTCGGCAGCCGGGGCGCACTGCTGACCGAGATGCTCGACACCTGGGAGCACGAGGTCGCCGACGCCGTCATCGAGCAGGTCGAGAGCGGCGGCGGAGACGCGCGGGCCAGGCTGGAGCGGCTGTTCGCGATCGCCTCGTCGGCCGACGGGCCGGTCAGGGGCACCACCGCCGACCTCGCCATCCGCGACTGGGCCCGGCGGGACGAGGACGTCGCGCAGCGGGTGCGGCGTACCGACAACCGGCGCATGGAGTACCTGCGCTCGCTGTTCCGCGCCATCTGCACCGACGAGGACGACGTCGAGGTCCGCTGCCTGCTGGCCTACTCGCTCCGCATCGGCGAGCACTTCATCCACGTCGACCACGGCGGCCGCACCCGCGCGGAGGTCATGGAGCTCACCCGGAACTGGCTCCTGAGATAG